A window of Juglans regia cultivar Chandler chromosome 7, Walnut 2.0, whole genome shotgun sequence contains these coding sequences:
- the LOC118348928 gene encoding major allergen Pru ar 1-like: MVLDSHNLILPKVMPQAVKSIDFIQGNGGPDSNRQVNFAEESYYYKYTVTEGDALEEKLEFIVHEVQLEPTPVGGSKNKMTTNYHTKGDIVITEEEIKAGKEKVLGM, from the exons ATGGTCCTTGATTCTCACAACCTCATCCTCCCAAAAGTCATGCCACAAGCTGTCAAGAGCATTGATTTCATTCAAGGTAATGGAGGGCCCGATAGCAACAGGCAGGTCAATTTCGCTGAAg AGAGCTACTATTACAAGTACACAGTGACCGAAGGTGATGCTTTGGAGGAGAAGCTGGAATTCATTGTTCATGAGGTCCAGCTTGAGCCAACACCAGTGGGAGGCAGTAAAAATAAGATGACAACAAACTACCATACCAAGGGGGACATTGTGATCACGGAAGAGGAAATCAAGGCTGGGAAGGAAAAGGTCCTGGGCATGTAA